Genomic segment of Malania oleifera isolate guangnan ecotype guangnan chromosome 7, ASM2987363v1, whole genome shotgun sequence:
atcaaaaccaaaaccaaaacaccaatTCAACAGCCTCAAACCATCACTCAATCCATCTTGATCCATCACAGCCTAGCAACCCATACTTCATTAGCACCAACGACCACTCTAGAGCTTTACTCATCACACAAGTGTTGGATTCTAGCAATTATCATCCCTGGACAAGATCAATGAAGCGTGCCTCGCGTATTAAGAACAAGCTGGGTTTCATCGATGGCAGCATTCGTGAGCCAATTGAACCTGACAGTCCCTTGATGGATCATTGGCCTCGTTGCAATGACATTGTTATTACTTGGCTGCAGAACTCCATGTCGGCTGACATCAAATGCAGCACCCTGTATGTAAAAATGACACACCAGTTGTGGGTTGAGCTTGAGCATCGTCTTGCACAGCAAAATGCCCCAAGGATTTATGAAATCAAACAAGGGATTGCTACCATGATGCAGCAACAAGATTCAGTGAGTTGTTACTTCTCCAAGCTGAAAACACTTCTCGATGAACTGATGAACTATGAATCCATCCCTAGCTGTAGTTGTGGTGGCTTGAAAACAGTGATCGAAAATCAACAAAGGGACTAGGTAATGAAATTCCTAATGGGACTCAATGACTCCTACAAAGGTTTGAAGGCACAAATATTGCTCATTAAACCTTTCCCCAATTTGAATGAGGTTTACTCAATCATCCAACATGAAGAGAAGCATAAAGAGATATCTTCTGACCTTTCTCCCATGGAACCCTTTGCTCTCCTGGTCAAGGATAGCACCAGACAGCTCACACCTCAAAACAGCTCTCAGAGACGTGACAAATACTATTGTTCTCATTGCAAAATTCATGGTCACTCTCTAGAGGAGTGTTTCAAGGCCAATCCCAGCAAACCAGTGTGCAATCACTGCCATATTCCTAGACATACTACAGAAAAATGTTACAAACTTCATGGCTATCCTCCAGGGCACAGACTTCATGGTAGAACTCCACCTATTGGCTCGTATGCTCATCAAGTTTCAGCATCTCCTCTACCTATTCCAGAACAAGGAACTCATGGAGGTCAAAGCACTATAACTCAAGAGCAATACCAAGAACTAATGGCCATGCTCAGGTAGACTAGTCAAGCCTCGGTGCATTCTGTTCAAATTATCATTGCTTCTCCTCCTGATGTGCACATTCCTCAGTTCTCTAGTATACCTCTCTGTCTCTCAGCTTTCACAAGCAAACCCAAAGACATTTCAACTGTTCCCTGGATAATTGACACAGGTGCAACAGATCATATGGTCTGTGTGACCTGTTTCTTCACTTCCATAACAGCTGAAGTCTCCTACTCTATAATCTTGCCTAATGAAGAAGCTGTCTCCATGACCCACATTGGCACAGTGAAACCAACAAAAGACCTTATTCTTCACAATGTCCTGTGTGTTCCATCCTTTTCTTTTAATCTCATCTCTGCCAAAAAATTGGCTCACACCTTGAAGTGTTGTCTTATTTTCTTATCTGAAAATTGTTTTGTTCAGGATGTTTTGACTTGGCGCATGACTGGAATGGGTGAGGTAAAGATGGGTTATACCATTTGCTATAGAATGAAGTTCCTCCAGCATCTTTAACTTAAGCCCTATCCAAAGTCACCAACATATCACCACAAATAACTGCAATCACCAACATCCAGAACATGGACCTTTGGCATTGCCGCCTAGGACACCCTTCATCAGTAAAATTAGATTTTCTCAATCTTGAACCTGTATGCAAAACTTCACTAACTGCTAAGCCTTGCTTTGTTTTTCCCTTAGCCAAGCTTCACAAGCTTCCTTTTCCTTGTAGTCAACACAAATCTGAACATTGTTTTGAACTCATTCATTGTGATCTCTGGGGGCCATGTAATGAAGTTTCTTATAATGGTTTCCGATATTTTCTTACCATTTTCGATGACTTCAGCAGGTGCAGCTGGGTATATCTTTTGAAATTTAAATCTGATGCAAGTTCTACCTTAAAAGGATTTTGTGCCCTGATAGAAACTcaatttgcaaccaaaatcaaaaccatTCGGAGTGACAATGGAGGGGAATTTGATTTGAAACAATTTTATCAAGAGAAGGGCATCATTCAACAAAGAACTTGTGTGGAGACCCCTGAACAAAATGCTAGAGTTGAAAGAAAACACCAGCACATCTTAAATGTTACAAGAGCCTTGAGATTCCAAAGTGGGCTTGCTGTCATATATTGGAGTGGTTGTGTGCTGACAGCAGTCTACCTCATTAACAAAACTCCATCTGCCATCTTAAAATCCAAAAGTCCTTTTGAACTCCTTTTTAAATCCAAGCCTGTATATGCCCACATCAGAGTCTTCGGTTGCTTAGCCTTTGCCTCAACTCTCTCAAATAACAGAGACAAATTTGATGCATGAGCAAGAAAGTGTATTTTCTTGGGATACCCCTTGGGGGTGAAAGGATACAAACTAATGGACTTGCAAACTAAAAAAATCTTCGTCTCAAGGAATGTCATTTTTCATGAAGACATTTTCCCCTTGCAATCTGGAGAAGCCACCACTGTCCCAGCTACTCAGCCTCCTTTCCCTCAGCCTACCATCATGGATTTCTCCTATGAAAACTCTCCTACACCAGCTAATGCCACTGAACCTGACAGCCCACAAAACACACCAAGTCAACCCTCAACATCACCTCAACCTCCTGGTGAAACCTCAAACCACACTATAAACAGTCCTCATCTCCCAAGGAGATCGACTAGAACCAAAAGGCCACCACCTCACCTTGAACACTTCATTTGTTAGCAAGCTAGCTCTGCTGGCTTTCTCACCCATTCACAGGAGTTCAACAAGAAACGAGGTCCTGCAGCTCCAGGTAGTCCTTTTCCACTTTGTGCCTCTTTATCCTATCATAACATTACACCTAAACACAAGGCCTTTGTCACCACAATcactaaaaacactaaaccctatttATATCATGATGCTGTTAAGGATCCTAATTGGGAGAAAGCTATGCTGAATGAAATTGCAGCTCTTGAATAGAATAAAACTTGGACTATCACAGAGCTTCCTCCTGGTAAGAAAGCCATCGGATGCAAATGGTTTTACAAGATAAAATACAATGCCAATGGGACCATTGAACGATACAAGGCCAAATTGGTCTGCAAAGGATACACACAGGAAGAGGGCATAGACTATCATGAAACTTTCTCCCCTGTAGCTAAGATGGTATCTATCAGAGCTTTACTAGCATTGGCAGCAATCAAAGGCTTGCATTTACATCAATTCAATGTCAACaatgccttccttcatggtgatcttgatgaagAAGTGTACATGAAGCTGCCACCTGGCTATCGCACAGCAGATGAAACAAAGGTCTGCAGGCTGCTTAAAAGTTtgtatggccttaagcaagcctcAAGGCAATGGTATGCTAAACTCTCCTCCTTCATCATCCAGCATGGTTACACCCAATCTAAAGGATATTACAGCTTATTTAGCCGAATGCATAATGGTTCTTTCACAGCCATcttagtttatgttgatgacataattaTGGCCAGCAATGACATGAGATCTATTGAAAAACTTAAGGGAGCTTTGGATGAAAAGTTTAAAATCAAAGATCTTGGGCAACTCAAATACTTTCTTAGCATCGAAGTTGCACGATTAGAAAAGGGGATCCATCTTTGTCAACGAAAATATGCATTGGACATTCTATCAGATACGGGAACCATTGGGTCTACACCCGCTAAAATTCCCTTGGATCAAAATCTCAGGTTGTCAAGAGACGAAAGAAAACCTATTGAAGATCCCACCATTTACAAAAGACTCATTGGCCGCTTGATGTATCTGACCATCACTCGACCAGACCTCTCTTATTCTGTCCAACTCCTCATCCAGTTCATGGGAACCCCACGAGTTCCTCATTTAAATGCAGCACACGAGGTTCTTAGATATATCAAGATAGCACCAGGTCAAGCACTTTTCTATCCATCATATTCCAGTTTACAGTTAAAGGTATATAGTGACAGTGATTGGGGCTCATATCCTAATAGCCGGAAATCCATAACTAGCTACTGTGTTTTCCTTGGTTCCTCTCTGATCTCTTAGTGATCCAAAAAACAAAACACCGTCTCCAAGTCTTCTGCAGAGGTAGAGTATAAAGCCATGGCAATGGTTTGTTGCGAATTGACTTGGATCTGTTACCTCTTGAATGATCTCCAAGTGACTCATCCCCAACCTGCCACACTCTTTTGTGACAACCAGGCTGCCTTACACATTGCTGCAAACCCAATTTTCCACGAACACACAAAGCACATTGAGCTAGATTTTCATCACATTCATGAAAAAATTCAAGACGGTAGTCTGATTACTCACAATGTTAGCAGCCACTCGCAAATGGTAGATATGTTCTCCAATTCTATAGTCTCTTCTCTATTTTATCCTCACTTGTCCAAGATGGGAGTAGAAAACATCTACTCTCCATCTTGTGGGGGCTATTACAAATTAAAGATGCCAGATATCCAGCTCCAGCACAGCATGCCCATTCTGTAACTCCAGCTCAGCTCCCTAGCTCCCACCAAAAACCTGAAGAAAGAGCACCCACGTGAATGGCTCCAACAGATtgttgttcctttttttttttttgttattttttttctctttctgcTTGGACAGTTATTTTCCCTGCTCGTTGATTCCCTTTCTGTTATTTTTCCTTCACCCTATTTATCTTGCCCTGAGTGTACAATTCGGTATCAGAAAAACAAGGAAGACGAATTCTTCTTTCTCAACTTCATCTCTCTCTGTTCTGTGCTGAATTTTCTTCTTACAGAGCTGTCCATTTAAATTTGTTTCAGGAGAAGGGAGCAGCGGGAGGCAGCGGTGCACAAGACAGCAGAAGACTCTCGGCCTCTCTCAAATTTCcggttatctctctctctctctctctctctctctctctctctctctctctctctctctctctctctctctctctctctctttcttatatctcttttcttctcttttttccaTAGTTTAATGttagatttattttcattgtcaagaatttatttttcttcaatttaaagTTGGGATTATTAATACTTTTAGTCTTGTTTAAAGTTTAtgttagaatttttattattctttttttcattgttgaagtttaaattttgtttgggTTATTTTTTTAGTTAGTTCTCAATATCATTGTTGGAATTAGTTCtggtttcttgattgtgttaagtttaaatttaagttagtatttaattaataaatttatggtTGAATGTTTCACTTGGGTAAAAAAGTTTTCGTTTTTAGGCTTTTGCTTTTGTTTGAAATTTCGAATGTAGGTTTTATTCCCTATCTAAATGATTAGATATAGGATTATTTTTCTACAGTTAATTTTGTTACCACCTATTTTAATGTGCTTGTTTCCTGTTTCTTTAGTGCatgttaggttcataaattaaatttcacgttattttaattttgtcacaaaatctcaaaaatcccaagaaactAAATCTGAACTATATTCAGTAACTTTCATTTTTTGATTGGGAGAacataaaacttgagattaaaatgcattccccgAGGAGACGATTTAGCCCTTGGGATGAATATTACACTACAtgactcctatacttgggatagcttccgagctgctcattttttgagtgagtcaagacACTtctagctaagtaatcaaagaatgatagtgcctgatccGGTTCCATGCTGAAGAGTTCGCCATTACACATAGTCTAGACAATTTGTTTGCAATAAGGAgtaaaaattgtataaaaataatttactaactaccatgattcaaacccatgatgtggaaaaatatttatcagatccttgaacctccCCCAACAAGCttgaaaagtctcgtcacccttttGTACAGACTGAACGATTTGTTCGTATAAAAATTGAATTCTATGTAAGGGACAAAACTTATGCAGAAATTAACgttccatatcagcccaattagagacAGAATGAAGcattaaagaattaaaccacatctttgctctatccttcaaagaagaaataaataaacgAAGTCTAGTTAATTCATCTGTTCTACcactaggaaaaaaaatattgcaagtcaactcaagcTCCCTGAAATGCTAATAAGGACACTCGGATTCTGTCCCGTAGAACCACggtatcaatgacgtcctcccacacTGAATCCTAAAATTAAGTGCGTTACTAGGTAAAGCAGTGTAAGATGGTGTAGTAGTGCATTTAGGatacaaaaaatccataagattgtgtggtgcaggtgcagccatattttcttcaaaactcatttttttttctccctctttttttttttttttttcatgagaagaattaaaataatgggaaaaacattagtttgaaactaaaaatgacattccccagcaacggcACAAAAACTTggctcactctaaaaatgagtagcgcaaaggctatcccaagtataggagttcatccgtgtaataattagctcaaGAGGCAGATCATCTCCTTAGAGAATGTAGTTTAATTCAAAAATTGTGTAATCCCACAAGAAATTAAGAAAGGAAAAGTTTACTAAACATAGTTTAGATTCGGTTTCCTGAGATCTTTtagattttgtgacgaaattaaaataatgtgaaatttaatttatgaaccaAACACACACTAAATTAACGACAAGAAACAGGAAACAGGCACAATGAAATAGACGATGACAAAATTAAATACCAAACACAATCCTACGTTTAATCATCTAGGCAAGAAATAGATCTCACGTTTGAAACTTAGGAAAAAAAGCCTAAAGATGATAACTTTACTACGTAACTTGAGCACGCAACTCTAAAaacctcaatcaaacacacacacaaaagaaaaaaactaaactttatcaCAATCAAGAACTTAAGTGACGATTAAACCAGATCCAACAAAAGAAACAAACTTGACTCTTTAACAAGTTAAACAATAAACTAAAACACAATAAGAACTCATACTTTAAATAAACTGAACTTAAGATAAATAGaaaccaacaaaatttaaatcctaaagaatatttttttttttttaagagatcgACTCAaactttaacaatgaaaaataagccaaccaaaattaactctaatagtgatattaaataagaaaagaaaaaaaataaattgactttaataataataacccaatagaaatttaaaagttcaaaactttaattaaaattcaactgaaatttaacaataatgattaaccaagtatttaaatgcaagaaaaaaaactagagaacaagagaagaaggaaagagagagagagagagagagagagagagagagagagagagagagagagagagagagagagatagcaaATTGAAGGCCGTGAGGTTGTTGAGATTGGATAGTCTCCCTTGCTGCCCATGCCTCCTCCAGCCCCCCCAAAAGAATATCTAGCATAAAAAAACCAACAATCCTAAAGAAATAATAAACTAAAGAGCCCcttttttttgacttttcaaaattgcccccttttgttgacttttcaaaattgccCCCTTGCAGATCCTTTGCAATTGGCGCAATTCCTTAGAGTTCCAGCACATGCATGTGGATCTAGTGGCCCACTCACCACGTGGTCACATCATGGGCCTCACACATGGGCTTTTCCTTTTAATTCAAAAGCACGTGGCCTGCTTTGCGCTTTCAAGCCTGATTTTGACCTTCTTATAGCTCGTATTACTCAACACTCAAAACATTAAAGttctataaaattttattttctttccataTCATCATGAATCAACTCAATTGAAGCTTGGACGAGAAAGTTATGCTCAGATTACAAAATAGTGTTGAAATAGTCCATTAAAAACAGTGTATGGTAACTTCAAATCTGATTTCGTCCTAGATGTAGCCAGTGTCTCTCAAAATgaaaaaacatgaaagttgtggagcattttcttagctttctacAACATATTGAATTATCTGAACCGAAGGTCAGGTGTGAGAGTTATGCACAAATTATGAAGCAGTTTTGAACTATCTATAATCGCCCAAATAGCTTCGTTTTGCGCTCAACGCCTCCATTTGCATCATTTTATTCTTTATCCTCCATGAACCCCACATATGCGGCTCCTTCAATGAAAATCTATGGCCCTCACGTCCACGGTTCACTTTGCACGCATGACCCGCGtacattttaatttcaactttaTTGTCCAAAAAACATCCTGCAATAATAAGataccaaaaatccataaattatcgaataaaaagccaaatattataaattgagctcactgttaaaatattgaacataatttggcttttaattaaaattataatttttactccatgaatttaaatgcctaatcacgcaactttgacgcgtaatcacacccccaactaacgtttttctagtctctaaAAAATAACGTGAGTGCAATCCAGGGCAATACCCATAGATACCAATTCCaataaatattaaatgaatgcacatgcgatacaaccataccatttcacatacaggaatattaTCATATTATACACAAGCTCATTTATACACAATTCACGCAACTCTGAAGCAAGTCTTTCATGCAAGTTCCATTATTatataaccattaagaacaatatactcacatagAGTCAACTAACAGTTACAACTTATAGTTAActtagccatataaattcaagtataaataggtaaaatctcgaggtatgtgtaatgtgtatgactcgttacaccgaGTATACCATTGGAAACCTGcagaatggtcgttttgactcggcctaactggtatatcctaaaaaatactcaaaaaggatggCTTCACTCATCATATCcaaggaggagtgtcatgatcaaacatcccatatattgcaAGGAGCAAActctaaatgtatggagtggactagtttgaaaaggatctagcctatttgtgaggtgtcgggtcttttaccctaacatcttctcacctactcgacATATcaaaccaagaccaccctagatcaatttATTCACAAACCAGACGTGAATACATATGAAGCATTAGGCAgctgaagagtcttcatatgtggagagcACGTGTCGTGTCCCTAATTTTTTGTGATAATTGTGTGGAGTAGGTTCTAATATTTCACTTCATTTATGtgtatttcaatttctttttctcttttttttccctgctcattcttcaatttctttcttttcatggtcaattaggacaatcattacacttctttttttGGCTttataccacccatgtgaattaagcttgaacagtagtccataaactaagtctatttctaggggtgactcagccttcacatcttgagtaggctacaagacctaggtttctatctccccactagatgtcacctctaggctaacaagtCAAAAACTGAGACTAGTATACAAAAAGTATCTAGAATAAAAGGGAAAATTGactttcatgaactctgagctgacgtcaaaaactcaaaagaacgataaatgactcaacagtacctcacaaggtgttataGTTGCCACGGGCTCTCTCTCAATGCTCACATGGAaacctaagtgctacaagtcacgtgaacgtgtattttcaacctcatgagatatcatgtaaatataagagtttatatagtcagattaacacgaatgaactaccaatcaaccttcatagttcatagagttacaattcttagattagccatataaagagaaactacacataaataacctaagtgcgtaactcctaggttatatgcaaatatgtaaagggtataaatcAATGTTAATCAAGGTCTAATCatccattttcaatttttttttcttttcaatgtattttcccatctcccccaactaaagtgaaacattatcctcaatgtgaaagtataagggaaatagaaaaccTGTGCACAGGGGAAGTAGAGCatacctaggtggagaagtaagggaaaataaaaactgaagcTAAGGAAAAatatacctgaaaattaactaaaaataaaacaaagtaaaacaaaatgaaaagaaaggaatgAAAAAAATCACATTCTGTCTCGTGGAGGCcttggaggaatttcgtctagtgggtgcagttttataaattgaacaagcaggtctccaaatttgagtcgccaca
This window contains:
- the LOC131160836 gene encoding uncharacterized protein LOC131160836, encoding MARTDSTNSNQDTNQNQNQNTNSTASNHHSIHLDPSQPSNPYFISTNDHSRALLITQVLDSSNYHPWTRSMKRASRIKNKLGFIDGSIREPIEPDSPLMDHWPRCNDIVITWLQNSMSADIKCSTLYVKMTHQLWVELEHRLAQQNAPRIYEIKQGIATMMQQQDSVSCYFSKLKTLLDELMNYESIPSCSCGGLKTVIENQQRD